The following coding sequences lie in one Opisthocomus hoazin isolate bOpiHoa1 chromosome 7, bOpiHoa1.hap1, whole genome shotgun sequence genomic window:
- the LRR1 gene encoding leucine-rich repeat protein 1 isoform X2, producing MRLRCEVEVVSRLLPSCGLRGRGRGTRALLSLGRPPGRERGGGVYLMVCTARDRVGARYKVQENIERFFTRFVEEGKATVRLREPAVDVCLSKADASNLKNFLSAVRLAHQGTDTGSLPLSALVPAKTSEVEKPKTKMIITSRRDYPLTKSFPYSLEHLQASYCKLARIDTRVLCLKKLRKLDLSHNHIKQLPATIGDLVCLQELNLHDNHLESFSGALCNSTLQKSLQFLDLSQNKIKALPIQFCQLRELVNLKLDDNELIRLPFKIGQLDHLRFLSAARNKLPFLPSDFRKLCLENLDLFGNPFEQPNPLVPNIQLKIPLTLLECAARATVNYRIPYGCHLLPSHLCEDLEVAKTCQCGSACLSSFIQITVTMNLHHVAHTVVLVDNMGGEGR from the exons atGCGGCTGCGGTGCGAGGTGGAGGTGGTCAgccggctgctgcccagctgcgggctgcggggccgcggccgcggtACCAGGGCTCTCCTCTCGCTCGGCCGCCCGCCCggacgggagcggggcggcggggttTACCTCATGGTGTGCACGGCGCGGGACCGGGTCGGTGCTCGCTACAAG GTGCAGGAGAACATCGAGCGGTTCTTCACCCGGTTCGTGGAGGAGGGCAAGGCCACCGTGCGCCTCCGGGAGCCGGCCGTGGACGTCTGCCTCAGCAAG GCAGATGCCAGCAATTTAAAGAATTTCCTTTCAGCAGTGAGACTGGCTCACCAAGGGACTGACACAGGATCTCTCCCGCTCTCCGCTCTGGTACCAGCAAAGACGTCAGAAGTTGAAAAACCTAAGACAAAAATGATCATAACTTCAAGAAGGGACTATCCTCTCACCAAAAGCTTTCCTTACTCCCTCGAACATCTCCAGGCCTCGTACTGCAAACTTGCTCGGATCGACACGCGTGTGCTCTGTTTGAAGAAACTTCGAAAACTCGACCTAAGTCATAATCATATTAAGCAGCTGCCAGCTACGATCGGTGACCTGGTCTGTCTTCAGGAGCTCAATTTGCATGACAATCACCTGGAGTCCTTCAGCGGGGCTCTGTGCAACTCCACCCTGCAGAAATCACTTCAGTTCTTGGACCTCAGCCAGAACAAAATTAAAGCACTTCCAATTCAGTTTTGCCAGCTGCGAGAACTCGTTAATTTAAAGCTCGATGACAATGAGTTGATCAGGTTGCCATTCAAGATTGGCCAGTTAGATCATCTACGCTTTCTGTCAGCAGCCCGAAACAAACTTCCTTTCTTGCCCAGCGATTTTAGGAAACTCTGTCTTGAGAACTTGGATCTCTTTGGAAATCCTTTTGAACAGCCTAACCCGCTTGTTCCCAACATCCAGCTGAAAATACCGTTGACTTTATTAGAGTGTGCTGCAAGAGCAACTGTGAATTACAG AATCCCTTATGGTTGtcatctccttccttctcacctTTGTGAAGATCTGGAAGTGGCTAAAACATGCCAGTGCGGAAGTGCCTGTCTGAGCAGCTTCATTCAGATCACAGTGACCATGAATCTCCATCACGTAGCTCACACCGTGGTCCTCGTGGATAACATGGGAG GAGAAGGAAGGTGA
- the LRR1 gene encoding leucine-rich repeat protein 1 isoform X1, producing MRLRCEVEVVSRLLPSCGLRGRGRGTRALLSLGRPPGRERGGGVYLMVCTARDRVGARYKVQENIERFFTRFVEEGKATVRLREPAVDVCLSKADASNLKNFLSAVRLAHQGTDTGSLPLSALVPAKTSEVEKPKTKMIITSRRDYPLTKSFPYSLEHLQASYCKLARIDTRVLCLKKLRKLDLSHNHIKQLPATIGDLVCLQELNLHDNHLESFSGALCNSTLQKSLQFLDLSQNKIKALPIQFCQLRELVNLKLDDNELIRLPFKIGQLDHLRFLSAARNKLPFLPSDFRKLCLENLDLFGNPFEQPNPLVPNIQLKIPLTLLECAARATVNYRIPYGCHLLPSHLCEDLEVAKTCQCGSACLSSFIQITVTMNLHHVAHTVVLVDNMGGTEAPIICYFCSLDCYSQFLDRYLQRNG from the exons atGCGGCTGCGGTGCGAGGTGGAGGTGGTCAgccggctgctgcccagctgcgggctgcggggccgcggccgcggtACCAGGGCTCTCCTCTCGCTCGGCCGCCCGCCCggacgggagcggggcggcggggttTACCTCATGGTGTGCACGGCGCGGGACCGGGTCGGTGCTCGCTACAAG GTGCAGGAGAACATCGAGCGGTTCTTCACCCGGTTCGTGGAGGAGGGCAAGGCCACCGTGCGCCTCCGGGAGCCGGCCGTGGACGTCTGCCTCAGCAAG GCAGATGCCAGCAATTTAAAGAATTTCCTTTCAGCAGTGAGACTGGCTCACCAAGGGACTGACACAGGATCTCTCCCGCTCTCCGCTCTGGTACCAGCAAAGACGTCAGAAGTTGAAAAACCTAAGACAAAAATGATCATAACTTCAAGAAGGGACTATCCTCTCACCAAAAGCTTTCCTTACTCCCTCGAACATCTCCAGGCCTCGTACTGCAAACTTGCTCGGATCGACACGCGTGTGCTCTGTTTGAAGAAACTTCGAAAACTCGACCTAAGTCATAATCATATTAAGCAGCTGCCAGCTACGATCGGTGACCTGGTCTGTCTTCAGGAGCTCAATTTGCATGACAATCACCTGGAGTCCTTCAGCGGGGCTCTGTGCAACTCCACCCTGCAGAAATCACTTCAGTTCTTGGACCTCAGCCAGAACAAAATTAAAGCACTTCCAATTCAGTTTTGCCAGCTGCGAGAACTCGTTAATTTAAAGCTCGATGACAATGAGTTGATCAGGTTGCCATTCAAGATTGGCCAGTTAGATCATCTACGCTTTCTGTCAGCAGCCCGAAACAAACTTCCTTTCTTGCCCAGCGATTTTAGGAAACTCTGTCTTGAGAACTTGGATCTCTTTGGAAATCCTTTTGAACAGCCTAACCCGCTTGTTCCCAACATCCAGCTGAAAATACCGTTGACTTTATTAGAGTGTGCTGCAAGAGCAACTGTGAATTACAG AATCCCTTATGGTTGtcatctccttccttctcacctTTGTGAAGATCTGGAAGTGGCTAAAACATGCCAGTGCGGAAGTGCCTGTCTGAGCAGCTTCATTCAGATCACAGTGACCATGAATCTCCATCACGTAGCTCACACCGTGGTCCTCGTGGATAACATGGGAGGTACGGAAGCACCCATCATCTGCTACTTCTGTTCTCTAGACTGCTATTCCCAGTTCCTGGATAGGTACCTGCAGAGAAACGGGTGA
- the LRR1 gene encoding leucine-rich repeat protein 1 isoform X3 gives MKVLWRKFDTEADASNLKNFLSAVRLAHQGTDTGSLPLSALVPAKTSEVEKPKTKMIITSRRDYPLTKSFPYSLEHLQASYCKLARIDTRVLCLKKLRKLDLSHNHIKQLPATIGDLVCLQELNLHDNHLESFSGALCNSTLQKSLQFLDLSQNKIKALPIQFCQLRELVNLKLDDNELIRLPFKIGQLDHLRFLSAARNKLPFLPSDFRKLCLENLDLFGNPFEQPNPLVPNIQLKIPLTLLECAARATVNYRIPYGCHLLPSHLCEDLEVAKTCQCGSACLSSFIQITVTMNLHHVAHTVVLVDNMGGTEAPIICYFCSLDCYSQFLDRYLQRNG, from the exons ATGAAGGTGTTGTGGAGGAAATTTGATACAGAG GCAGATGCCAGCAATTTAAAGAATTTCCTTTCAGCAGTGAGACTGGCTCACCAAGGGACTGACACAGGATCTCTCCCGCTCTCCGCTCTGGTACCAGCAAAGACGTCAGAAGTTGAAAAACCTAAGACAAAAATGATCATAACTTCAAGAAGGGACTATCCTCTCACCAAAAGCTTTCCTTACTCCCTCGAACATCTCCAGGCCTCGTACTGCAAACTTGCTCGGATCGACACGCGTGTGCTCTGTTTGAAGAAACTTCGAAAACTCGACCTAAGTCATAATCATATTAAGCAGCTGCCAGCTACGATCGGTGACCTGGTCTGTCTTCAGGAGCTCAATTTGCATGACAATCACCTGGAGTCCTTCAGCGGGGCTCTGTGCAACTCCACCCTGCAGAAATCACTTCAGTTCTTGGACCTCAGCCAGAACAAAATTAAAGCACTTCCAATTCAGTTTTGCCAGCTGCGAGAACTCGTTAATTTAAAGCTCGATGACAATGAGTTGATCAGGTTGCCATTCAAGATTGGCCAGTTAGATCATCTACGCTTTCTGTCAGCAGCCCGAAACAAACTTCCTTTCTTGCCCAGCGATTTTAGGAAACTCTGTCTTGAGAACTTGGATCTCTTTGGAAATCCTTTTGAACAGCCTAACCCGCTTGTTCCCAACATCCAGCTGAAAATACCGTTGACTTTATTAGAGTGTGCTGCAAGAGCAACTGTGAATTACAG AATCCCTTATGGTTGtcatctccttccttctcacctTTGTGAAGATCTGGAAGTGGCTAAAACATGCCAGTGCGGAAGTGCCTGTCTGAGCAGCTTCATTCAGATCACAGTGACCATGAATCTCCATCACGTAGCTCACACCGTGGTCCTCGTGGATAACATGGGAGGTACGGAAGCACCCATCATCTGCTACTTCTGTTCTCTAGACTGCTATTCCCAGTTCCTGGATAGGTACCTGCAGAGAAACGGGTGA
- the RPS29 gene encoding small ribosomal subunit protein uS14: protein MGHQQLYWSHPRKFGQGSRSCRVCSNRHGLIRKYGLNMCRQCFRQYAKDIGFIKLD, encoded by the exons atggggcaccagcagctctacTGGAGCCACCCCAGGAAGTTCGGCCAGGGCTCCCGCTCCTG CCGCGTGTGCTCCAACCGCCACGGCCTCATTCGCAAGTACGGGCTGAACATGTGCCGGCAGTGCTTCCGCCAGTACGCCAAGGACATCGGCTTCATCAAG CTGGACTGA